CCAGGGCCAGCCTCAGTCCACCCTGGGACAGGTGCTGGAGCCTGcgctgcccaggccctgctggcaccaggcagggggtttcatagaaaattagagttggaagggaccacaggagatACATCCCAGCCAGGCCCATttcacctcccctcccacctcagcCCACGGCTGAGGCGCCCCTATAACCACCTGGCcgatgcagggggcaggggtttTATTGTCCGTAGAACAAACACCAGGCCAAGCAAAATGGAGCCATAAAAGCCTGCTGGCCtgatgggaggctgggggagctgaggctggggcaggagggcagtaGTTGGCTCAAGGCTTCTTCACAGCCGCAACTACGGTGCTGTCCACATAGGATGCCAACAGGAAGATGGTCTCGTCTACTTGGTTCTCGCTGGCGTCAAtcctgggaggggaagaggaggaggttgTGACTCCAGGATGAGGGGCACAGAGGGGCTGGCAGCCCTGAAatggacccaggagtcctgactgccccctgctctgctcctggtcagtcagAAGTCTTGGGACCCCCCAGCCCAGCGCTCACTTGTTGACTGTGTGTTTCAGGCTCTCCAGCTGCTGCCGCTCAGGGGCTGTGATCATCTCCTCGATCTCCTGCAGCTGCACCTCCTCAGCGCCCGTGGCCTGCATGGAGGCCAGGATAGCCTCCACCCGCTGGGACTTCTCCAGCAGGCGCCTGGGGGGAGCAGCGAAGGCGGTGAGCACTGAGTGACAGCCAGATGTATGGAGCAGACAGATGTTGCACTTAGACCCCCCAAGgctccctctcttctcccctcatAATACCCAACCCCCTTTTCGGCCTGTTAGCCCTGGCTTCTCTCATCCTACCGCCCcacgggcaggggctgtgctACGGTCATTGGTCTTGCTTAAGCTTCCCAGGGTTTGCAgcaggagccctgtgccccccatcCTGGAGCTCTAGGCACTCACTTGTTCTCTCTGGTCTCATACTGGCGCCTCTCGATCAGGTTGGCCACACTCTGGGcaaaagaaagggaaagcagGGTTGGGAGGGAACAGGAGAGGTAGGGCCTGTCACCCAGCTAGGCACTGCCAGCTTTGAGCTGGGGTAACACGTGAAGGATGGTGTGGTCTGCTCACGCTTGACAAAGATGAGAGAGCTCGGGCCCCTTGAAGCCAGGGTGTGAgcaggaagaggagcaggaggggcCTGGCTTGTCTGCCCCccacagagcagcacagcagccaTGAGAGCTCCCTCCCAAGGAGCagggtgcatggggctgccttTGAGGCCAGGTAGGAACCCAGCTGTGTCTGAGCCACTTGGCGCCACTGGAGAGCTCCTGGTGCTTGTATCTAAGGGCATTAGTCTGCTCCTCAAATATGAGCCTTTGCTGTTCTAGTCCCCCGTCAGTCACTAAATCAGAGCAGGATGAAGCTATTAGGATCCCAACTGCTGTGGGAGACAAAGGGACATGAGGGACGCAGACGCTTCTGCAGTACAGCAGGTAACCTCAGGCAGAGAGTGGGTAGGAGCCCACAGTACCTTGTAGCAGCGGTGCAGCAGCATCCGGGTGGAGGCCAGGACATTCACTGTGTAGAGGTAGAAGGTGCGGGAAGGAGCATGATCTGGAGTCTTGGGGATTTCCTATCAGAAGGGAGCAGCAGTTGCTGACAGCAAGTCCCCTTGGAGGGGGGTTGTCTGTGCCCCCTAGGCTGGTTCAGTGGTCCCAGCTGTTTGCACAGTGGCTGGAGGTCTGGATCCCCTCACCCTTATCCCAGTCCCTCACTGTGAGCCCTCAAGCAATCGCTCCCCACACCTTGCAGCTCAGTTTTGCCAGCTCTAGGAGTCAGGGCATGCGAGCCACCTGCCTTGGGGTGGCAGCAAGGGGTGCTGGGTTCGGGagaaaaagcagagctgggcctggTGGCTGGGAAAGGAGCCATCCCCAGATCTCGTGTTCTCCAGAAggtgcctgggaggcaggggacccACTGGATCCATTTCACAGGCATGGAGAAACTGAGGAAGACAGACTATGGATCCCAATCTCTAAACTGGTCATTCTACTACGGATCTTGAGACAGAAGGGTGGAGTCTGTGAATCCTACTCCAGCTGCCAGCGCACCCTCCCACAGCACGGATCAGGACGGAACCAGCCCTCCTGACTTCCAGCCCAGTCACCTGCAGGGACACAAAGTTCTCTGACAACATCTTGTACAGCATGTCCTTGGCCTCCTTGGCTGGGATCATGGCAAAGTCTTCCACCTGCTTCTGCTCCAGATGCTTCTTCCGCAGCAGAAGCCGGAAGATCCTGGCACAGCGCGAACCAAATCTGTAATGGAACAGACACCCGAGCAGACGTATGAGTGAGGAGCCTAGAGGAGGTAAAAAGGTTCCTAGATGAAAGCTGCAGAGCAGAAAAAGGGCCCTTGTGCATCTGGGAGACAGAACTACCAGCAGATCAGACCGGGGCCCTTAAGAGTCCTAGGTCTCTGAAGAACAAGGAACCGCTATGTTTTCAGCTAGCAAGATTCAGGTCCCCAGTTCATGAAGAATGTAGCCAGACAACCAGGAGTAGAGGCAGAGACTGAGCATCTCATCACAGCTAATGCTGCCTTCTGGACTTCCTGAATGGTACTCCTGAATATATAAGAAGGAGCGAATGATTTCAGTCTCTGATGACTTCATTCAGAGCTTGATTCAGGTTAACAATGGCCATTCAAACCAAGGATGGAGACCAGGGGAGATACAAGTATATCCATGCCTCGATGGGAGGCTAAGGGAATTAGCAAGGTATGTCCAAACCATCCTGTTACCTCTCCTGAACTATGGATTCCAATGTGGCAGTTGCCAGACTCGCCAGGGCCTTGTGAAGATCTGCATGGAATATGTCAAGGAAGAACACATATCACTGGGGACCACACCATACCAAGCCCCCAGATCACCAACCTTTGATAGCCAACTGGATGGATAAAGGATACTGACGACATACATGCCCCCGCCGCTGTCACCGGATTTCCCAATAAACTCCAGCTACAAAAGaagacaggagaaaaaaagattaaatgtcTAAAAAGCTCGTTAGAATTTcaactgaaagaaaaagagagagtcaCTTGGTGCAGGACAAaggttttattaaaaacaaatcgCCAGTCCCGTGCATTAGAGAATTCTTCTGTTCAGTGCGTGGTTCTTCTATTCATTTCACTGTTCTCACTGAGTGAGGTGCAGAAACCAGGGCGGGATCCCACGCACTGAAGCAGGCAAGTAACTTCACTGTGCCAATTAGTCCAGTTGACTTCAATAATGCCCTCTCCTGTGGACagggtggcctgatggggctgaAGGCAGGATTTGTGTCCAAAAACTAATGTAAAAAacccatatttggggtcaggaaggaactttcccccatggtcagactgatgtggactgtgggggttttgccttcctctgtagtgggggacgTGACCCTCtgccttggatctctcaagcatactttaacaacctttacagcagcaggacattggctactgtggtccccctgctttacctgcagcaggttcAGGTGCTATCCTTGTCTGTCACAGTTAACTGTGTAGTTTTACAAGTAGATTGAATAATGAATTGGTAGAGGATGATCTGGATAGGCATgactctgcctcaggcaggggttggactcagaCAAGCTCCAGAGGTGCCTgccagccctgtttttctgtgattccatgaaATAATAATGGCAGCGCGTTCCTTACCGGGTCATCTGCCAGCAGTGTGAGATACTGATCCAAAACCTGCTTCCCAATGTTGTATCCCGCTGGAAGCGATCTGAAGATCTGCGGGACAAGAGAGCGCCCAGAACACCTGCACCATTAGCCTTCAGGATATTAGGAGTTAGCGGTGTCTCACTGGGCTTCCAGATCAAATGTTAGGGCCCTGAGCTTGGGACACTGTTCCCAGCAACttctgtccccattttacagaaggaaaGGCTGTGTGACCCAGGGAAGTGAGCTGGTAGcagacccaggagtcctgaccccAACACTTCTTTCTTAACAGCTAGGCAAAGGTCCATGGTGCGAGGCAACTGGGAAGACAGGGGCCCCAGATGTATGTGTCTGCATCCCAAGGACTATGCCAGACACTCACCTCGTTGGAAGACAGCGGCTGTGTATAGGCTGCGTTGGAGGATGTGGTGACTTCGCTCATCCTTAGCATCGTCCGCACTATTTCGCTGCTGGTCTGTGGGAGGGTGATGGGCTTTACTATTGATTGGACCGCACAGAGGGAAATGCAGCAACTACTTTCCTCCCCCAGAGCCACAAGGCTCCAAATCCAGttgcctcttgccccccagctccccccaacctTTCCTGGCACAGGACCACACTTCCAGCATTGGCCTGCTCTCTTCCAGCTGTATCTCCATGGGGCTTGTGATCTTGAGTCGTAACTGAGGAAATTGTGCCCTAGCAAAGGTTTGCATGCTtgagcctcctgctgcctggccaaGTCTCAAGACACCTTCATCCCACCCAGCCAGCGAAATCAGTTGAGTGTGGAAGTGAAAGGCAGGTGATAAGAGCAGATgggctcagggagagcaggactGCAGTATTTGAGAAGCTCCCCACCAAATTCCTGCTATTTATGAACTGGATCAGGGCCCTTCATGTTTCTATCTGTAGCCATAGCCAAGGCCTGATGCTGAAGCaggtgaaattccttcctgaccctcgCAGTGATCAGCTGAGGCCCTGAAGCATGACAGCTGATGTCTCTGAAGCCTAACTACCAAAGGTGATAAGAGACATGCCACACGCCActgccgcccccccctcccccgaggcGATAcgcctgctggggaaggggcctgTTGCTTCCCCCTACCTGGTCCATGCGGTTGGCCACGGCGCTGACGATTGCTTGGTCTCGGAAGTGCTGGTGGAACCGGTCAAGGTTGACTTGCCAGTAGATGCCGTCATcgggtgggggctgaggagagaaggaagtggggtgggggggacactgCTCAGTGGGTTGGGCTTAGGTCTCTGCGGGGCTGGTGCTGATGGGTGCTGAGTGCCTTAGCAGAGGCAGGGAGGTGAGCTTCTGGGTGCCAGGTAGTGCCAAACAGGTCCACAGGCAACAGCCTCAACACAAGAAGCTGAAATGCTGCCAGCAGGCAAGGCTGGATGTTCCCAGGTCTTCCCAAAGGTGGTCACTGGCTAGGAGGTCAAACCGTGAATAAAAGGCTCTCCAGTCCCAGGGGATTAGCAGTTACCTCTTGGCTCTCGAGATCCTGCTTCTGTTTCTTCGCCTTGTGTTCGCCGTTATCATCATCGTCACACGATcgcctcctcttccccttccctgtaGGCCAAAGACAGAGGTTCCCCTCTGACTCCATCACGCTGAACGTGGATTCCTGTCCAAACTCTCATCATGCCTCCTGCTCCCACCGTGCCCCTGATCAGGGTGGCTCAGCTCATTCCTCACCTATGAGGTTCAGTCTGGGGACGCTGTACATGTCCTTCTCGTCAATGACCAGCGTAGGCGCAGGAGGTGCTGCCGAATCTGATGGCCCAGAAGCATCGGGGACCCCTGGGCACCTCTGCACAAAGTGGGTGTCTGCCAGGCGGACAAAGGTGTTGGAGACTTCAGTGTAGTCCATGGTTTTCCCATCTGGACAGGAGGATCCCAAGGAGAAGGTGAATGTTCGTGATCCTGACTGCCCAGCTGCTAGCACTGTGCCAGCTGGGTTacaaccccatgccctgcccttgcTCCTACCAGCCTCAGAGGCCATGGGCTGGGTTTTCAGAGGCAGATGGCGGTTTTGGAAGCCTCTGGTTTTTTAGGGGGTTACTTGAGGTGACCTGATTTTTCAGGGATGCTGAACAGGCTTGTGTCATACACTGGGCACCTGAAGTTTCAAGGTCATGTTTAGAAGTGTTTAGTCTCCTGTTTCCAGCTCAGATACCCCACTCCTGGCAGATTAGATACTGATAAGGCCAGCTACTTAGACATGCATCTATCAGAGAAACCGGCGCAGAGGTGAGGGAAAATCCAAGCACAACCAGAGTGGGTTTCCCATCTCAGCCCACAGCTGAGAAACTCATCTTTAAGACACAAGCTAGGCAGGAAATGCTCCTCCTTCACCTCAGAACTCATATAGGCAAACTGAGACCTGGAGAAGATCTTGATCAAGTCTTTTTCGACTTGATCAAGTCCTCCAGCGAGTCTGCGGCAGCGAAGAAGCCAACTCGGCAGCCTTGAACCTGGTTTCCTGACACAGGGACAAGTTCACATTGGCACGTGTTATACCATCATGTCTGGTGGGAGCATATGCCCGCAAACCAGCTCTGTCTC
This sequence is a window from Alligator mississippiensis isolate rAllMis1 chromosome 15, rAllMis1, whole genome shotgun sequence. Protein-coding genes within it:
- the POLR3C gene encoding DNA-directed RNA polymerase III subunit RPC3 isoform X2 produces the protein MTQAEIKLCSLLLQEHFGEIVEKIGTYLVRTGGQPLRAIVSDTGTSLDQVKKALCVLIQHNLGTYQIQKRGFVEYSVQCSRVLCILRYPRYIYTAKTLYGDTGELIVEELLLNGKMPMSAVVTKVADRLTETMEDGKTMDYTEVSNTFVRLADTHFVQRCPGVPDASGPSDSAAPPAPTLVIDEKDMYSVPRLNLIGKGKRRRSCDDDDNGEHKAKKQKQDLESQEPPPDDGIYWQVNLDRFHQHFRDQAIVSAVANRMDQTSSEIVRTMLRMSEVTTSSNAAYTQPLSSNEIFRSLPAGYNIGKQVLDQYLTLLADDPLEFIGKSGDSGGGMYVVNLHKALASLATATLESIVQERFGSRCARIFRLLLRKKHLEQKQVEDFAMIPAKEAKDMLYKMLSENFVSLQSVANLIERRQYETRENKRLLEKSQRVEAILASMQATGAEEVQLQEIEEMITAPERQQLESLKHTVNKIDASENQVDETIFLLASYVDSTVVAAVKKP
- the POLR3C gene encoding DNA-directed RNA polymerase III subunit RPC3 isoform X1, with the protein product MTQAEIKLCSLLLQEHFGEIVEKIGTYLVRTGGQPLRAIVSDTGTSLDQVKKALCVLIQHNLGTYQIQKRGFVEYSVQCSRVLCILRYPRYIYTAKTLYGDTGELIVEELLLNGKMPMSAVVTKVADRLTETMEDGKTMDYTEVSNTFVRLADTHFVQRCPGVPDASGPSDSAAPPAPTLVIDEKDMYSVPRLNLIGKGKRRRSCDDDDNGEHKAKKQKQDLESQEPPPDDGIYWQVNLDRFHQHFRDQAIVSAVANRMDQTSSEIVRTMLRMSEVTTSSNAAYTQPLSSNEIFRSLPAGYNIGKQVLDQYLTLLADDPLEFIGKSGDSGGGMYVVNLHKALASLATATLESIVQERFGSRCARIFRLLLRKKHLEQKQVEDFAMIPAKEAKDMLYKMLSENFVSLQEIPKTPDHAPSRTFYLYTVNVLASTRMLLHRCYKSVANLIERRQYETRENKRLLEKSQRVEAILASMQATGAEEVQLQEIEEMITAPERQQLESLKHTVNKIDASENQVDETIFLLASYVDSTVVAAVKKP